A genomic segment from Haladaptatus sp. R4 encodes:
- a CDS encoding FAD-binding oxidoreductase — MTGESDDVIIIGGGVIGCAIARTLASDYDVVVLERGQIAGEASALAAGEITMAPSYSDVPAIANHAIEFFRRYDGTGQFTFTECPSLELVTPGREGESRRRVKRLASKGIDVSFVEADQVEAAYPRFDLSEYVGAIKYNDTGFVDPYTFAMTLKEDAEARGATFKTETTVTDIRTTDGQVRGIETSTGTHSAPNVVVAAGWRSERFLRNHLQLPVHPYRTQCVVLTPENDLGTDVPMGWVPGEHVYFRPEQNGDLLVGGWSFVEDAPEHASTNDDEAFRNHVATLLPKFMHGFGRARFVNGWAGIDGATPDTRPIIDAPNDGPTGLLVATGFHGRGVMSAPVAATAIRTLITGSECSFPLDEFALDRFESRSPNFEFQSISAGD; from the coding sequence ATGACGGGTGAGTCCGACGATGTCATCATCATTGGTGGTGGGGTCATCGGGTGTGCTATCGCTCGTACCCTAGCTAGTGATTATGATGTGGTCGTTCTGGAGCGCGGACAAATCGCAGGGGAGGCATCGGCGCTCGCTGCAGGTGAAATCACGATGGCACCATCATATTCGGATGTTCCCGCGATCGCCAACCATGCTATCGAATTTTTTCGACGGTACGACGGGACTGGACAATTTACCTTCACTGAGTGTCCAAGTCTCGAACTTGTTACCCCAGGTCGTGAAGGTGAGTCTCGAAGACGCGTGAAACGCCTTGCCTCCAAGGGAATTGATGTCTCGTTCGTCGAAGCTGACCAGGTTGAAGCGGCCTATCCTCGGTTCGACCTTTCCGAGTATGTCGGCGCAATCAAGTACAACGACACCGGGTTCGTCGACCCCTACACGTTCGCGATGACACTCAAAGAGGACGCAGAGGCGAGAGGAGCGACGTTTAAGACAGAAACCACGGTGACAGACATTCGAACTACTGACGGCCAGGTACGGGGTATCGAAACATCCACCGGAACCCATTCCGCTCCAAACGTTGTCGTCGCTGCTGGTTGGCGGAGTGAACGCTTTCTCCGCAACCATCTTCAACTTCCCGTCCACCCCTACCGAACTCAATGTGTCGTACTGACGCCCGAAAATGATCTGGGGACGGATGTTCCGATGGGGTGGGTTCCAGGTGAACACGTTTACTTCCGCCCGGAGCAGAACGGAGACCTACTCGTCGGCGGTTGGTCTTTTGTCGAGGACGCTCCCGAACACGCAAGTACCAACGATGACGAGGCATTCCGAAATCACGTCGCTACCCTCCTGCCGAAATTCATGCACGGGTTCGGACGAGCTCGATTCGTTAACGGATGGGCTGGAATCGACGGTGCAACACCCGATACGAGGCCGATAATCGATGCACCGAATGATGGTCCCACGGGACTGTTAGTAGCGACTGGTTTCCATGGTCGGGGTGTAATGAGTGCACCCGTTGCAGCGACGGCAATCCGAACTCTCATCACAGGTAGTGAATGCTCGTTCCCACTCGATGAATTCGCTCTCGATCGATTTGAATCCCGATCGCCCAATTTCGAGTTCCAGAGTATCAGTGCAGGGGACTGA
- a CDS encoding aspartate aminotransferase family protein — protein MSLGDKEQEDDHTERYREKTTSSERFHERASNITPLGVESNVRSFDPYPFYVDEADGSYLYDIDGNEYLDFLLALGPIILGHGHPEVQDAVKEQVDTSDLTATPQPVAIEFMEKVAEMTPSIEKVRLANSGSEATMHAMRVARSYTGKDKIAKPEGGYAGAHDYALQSVYASEEALGPADAPNTVPYGTGIPDVVSDTVVAFPYNDKEATERILREQADDLAAVIIEPVMFSCGCLLPRDGYHEFLRDLTEELGIVLIWDEVMTGFRLDPQSAQGRFDILPDMTTFAKAAGGGYQIAGFGGKSEIMDEIIPPRKKEASKWNTSTFHGGTYNGHPVSAAAGLKTLEILDERDVYEHIDRLGDRLFTGLQEVADDVGIDANVQHIGSMGQVYMTDHDIHRYRDTWHANEDQFADWWLEAAASGVLFGNPMQGERFFTTYSHTEEQIDNALEVAEEAFRAVDHEYE, from the coding sequence ATGAGTCTTGGTGACAAAGAGCAAGAGGACGATCACACGGAACGGTACCGGGAGAAGACGACTTCCAGCGAACGATTTCACGAACGAGCGTCGAATATCACGCCCCTCGGTGTAGAGTCAAACGTCCGCTCGTTTGATCCATATCCGTTTTACGTGGATGAAGCGGACGGCTCGTATTTGTACGATATCGATGGGAACGAGTATCTCGATTTCCTCCTCGCACTGGGACCGATTATCCTCGGTCATGGCCATCCAGAGGTCCAAGATGCGGTCAAAGAGCAAGTCGATACGAGCGACCTGACCGCTACGCCACAACCGGTTGCGATTGAGTTCATGGAAAAGGTCGCGGAGATGACGCCAAGCATCGAAAAAGTCCGACTGGCAAACAGTGGGAGCGAAGCGACCATGCATGCGATGCGGGTTGCTCGTTCGTACACGGGGAAGGACAAGATCGCCAAGCCCGAGGGTGGGTACGCCGGTGCACACGACTACGCGCTTCAAAGCGTCTATGCCAGTGAAGAGGCACTCGGACCGGCCGACGCACCCAACACCGTTCCGTACGGAACCGGTATTCCCGACGTCGTCAGCGACACCGTCGTCGCGTTCCCCTACAACGACAAGGAAGCGACCGAGCGAATCCTCCGTGAACAGGCCGACGATCTCGCGGCGGTTATCATCGAACCCGTGATGTTCTCCTGTGGCTGTCTCCTGCCGCGTGACGGCTACCACGAATTCCTTCGAGACCTAACGGAGGAACTGGGAATCGTCCTGATCTGGGACGAAGTCATGACGGGCTTCCGTCTCGATCCACAGAGTGCACAAGGACGGTTCGACATTCTGCCCGACATGACTACATTTGCCAAAGCTGCCGGTGGGGGCTACCAGATCGCTGGATTCGGTGGCAAATCCGAAATCATGGACGAGATCATTCCGCCACGAAAGAAGGAAGCATCAAAGTGGAACACATCGACGTTCCACGGCGGGACCTACAACGGTCATCCGGTTTCAGCCGCGGCCGGGTTGAAGACACTCGAAATCCTCGATGAACGGGACGTCTATGAGCATATCGACCGTCTCGGTGACCGTCTGTTCACCGGTCTCCAGGAAGTCGCCGACGACGTCGGCATCGATGCCAACGTCCAACACATCGGTTCGATGGGCCAGGTGTACATGACCGACCACGATATTCACCGCTACCGTGATACCTGGCACGCCAACGAGGACCAGTTCGCTGATTGGTGGCTCGAAGCCGCCGCCAGTGGCGTCTTATTCGGAAATCCGATGCAGGGTGAGCGATTCTTCACCACCTATTCACACACAGAAGAGCAGATCGACAACGCACTCGAAGTCGCAGAAGAGGCGTTTCGTGCTGTGGACCATGAGTACGAGTAA
- a CDS encoding nitrilase-related carbon-nitrogen hydrolase: MDISETFDIALCQYELCGVESLSVLLEHVGAYFDRAGDADLYVLPELFLSDYLEGREEGDSIATLTSKEEARFHDFLTAAADRRHAVVVGGSYNVLDDGQIYNRCAIGTPDSSVHTYDKTHLIPEERQRGKRAGEELPPVVEHDDVGIGIAICYDVEFPNVVRSLADRGAEIIAVPSWTANEAGYQRVSRCAAARAVENQSYIAHVSIVGTKPNVELTGTGRSAVYSPCDDIVGSHGTQLSLPRDKGAAATCSVDIADLRESRTNAEVQPYTDSNR, encoded by the coding sequence ATGGACATCAGCGAGACGTTCGACATCGCATTGTGTCAGTACGAACTTTGCGGTGTAGAGTCGCTTAGCGTACTTTTGGAACACGTTGGAGCCTATTTTGACCGGGCAGGTGACGCTGATCTATACGTCCTTCCGGAGTTGTTCTTGAGCGACTATCTCGAAGGAAGGGAGGAAGGCGACTCGATTGCGACTCTCACTTCCAAGGAAGAAGCACGATTTCATGACTTTCTTACCGCTGCTGCGGACCGTCGTCACGCGGTGGTCGTCGGTGGCTCGTACAACGTCCTTGATGATGGTCAGATCTACAACCGATGTGCAATCGGCACTCCCGATTCGAGTGTTCACACCTACGATAAGACCCACCTCATTCCGGAGGAACGCCAGCGTGGGAAACGAGCCGGTGAGGAACTTCCGCCAGTCGTCGAACACGACGACGTCGGTATCGGCATCGCCATCTGTTACGATGTCGAATTTCCAAACGTCGTGCGAAGTCTCGCAGATCGCGGTGCGGAAATCATTGCCGTTCCGTCGTGGACGGCCAACGAAGCGGGATACCAGCGCGTTAGTCGCTGTGCTGCAGCCCGTGCAGTGGAGAATCAATCGTATATCGCACACGTTAGCATCGTCGGCACGAAACCCAACGTAGAGTTGACAGGTACCGGACGGTCGGCAGTGTATTCGCCGTGTGACGACATCGTTGGATCGCACGGAACACAGCTCTCATTACCACGAGATAAGGGTGCAGCGGCTACGTGCTCGGTCGATATCGCTGATCTCCGTGAATCACGGACGAATGCTGAAGTCCAACCATACACAGATTCGAACCGATGA
- a CDS encoding ABC transporter permease, which yields MNTESPQRTWVSRIRTRLFRNGGSILAVETLLFYLFLYVPIAVLISLSFNNSRYALVWQGFTTKWYQSLLAGQTVARVNPHAAFTALVHSVEIALVTVIVSTVFGTMLAFALDRYEFPGKGLFTGLVYMPIIIPSIVMGISLLLFFNIVGMTLGLHTAMIGHIAFDISFVAIVVLARLQSFNHTLEEAAKDLGANELETFRYVTLPLIKPGIMAGALLAFAMSFDDFVVTFFIIGNQNTLPIFFFSMVRQGITPGVNVIAALIIVVTMAVVAVAQWFEGPIW from the coding sequence ATGAATACGGAATCCCCACAGCGTACCTGGGTCTCCCGAATTCGGACACGGCTCTTTCGAAACGGTGGGTCGATACTCGCCGTCGAAACCTTGCTCTTCTATCTCTTTCTCTACGTCCCGATCGCCGTGCTCATCTCCTTGTCGTTCAACAACTCGCGATATGCGTTAGTGTGGCAAGGATTCACGACGAAGTGGTATCAGTCCCTGCTTGCGGGTCAAACCGTCGCTCGCGTTAATCCCCACGCTGCGTTCACAGCCCTTGTCCATTCGGTCGAAATCGCACTCGTCACCGTCATCGTGAGCACCGTATTTGGAACGATGCTGGCGTTCGCCCTCGATCGGTACGAGTTCCCCGGAAAGGGGTTATTTACGGGGCTCGTCTATATGCCGATCATCATTCCGAGCATCGTGATGGGAATCTCGCTGCTGCTCTTCTTCAATATCGTGGGAATGACGCTGGGACTCCACACGGCAATGATCGGTCACATCGCTTTCGACATTAGCTTCGTCGCTATCGTCGTGCTCGCTCGACTGCAGAGTTTCAATCACACCTTGGAAGAGGCAGCCAAAGACTTGGGGGCAAACGAGTTGGAGACATTCCGGTATGTCACCTTACCACTTATCAAACCCGGAATCATGGCCGGTGCGCTACTCGCGTTCGCCATGAGCTTCGACGACTTCGTGGTTACTTTCTTCATTATCGGTAATCAGAACACCCTTCCGATTTTCTTCTTCTCGATGGTTCGGCAGGGAATCACGCCCGGGGTCAACGTCATCGCTGCGCTCATAATCGTCGTCACGATGGCGGTGGTCGCGGTCGCCCAGTGGTTCGAAGGGCCGATCTGGTAG
- a CDS encoding ABC transporter permease — MLPSTFWLITFFFIPLAVMFYYSFGQRGAFGEVLIGPDYLGLQQYAQFFIPDGASIVDSIWYTIAWVIDAIIPVTLHLASGEPTPYVQLTLKSIGFGIIATVASFVIGYPVAYYVGRLAPEEYQDLLLVLIILPFWASFLVRIYAIQILLSGNSVLMNALGLLPFISPGQSLMNSRFAVMVGLVYIWIPFMILPVYASLEEIDFTLREAAMDLGANRFQAFRRVVFPLSMPGVVAGSLLVFIPSTGAYVIPDLLGGTDSQMIGNFIAEQFGAAGNWPLGAAGSFTLMGIMLVAIAIYQRYGSADLV, encoded by the coding sequence ATGCTCCCGAGCACGTTCTGGCTGATCACGTTCTTCTTCATTCCGCTGGCCGTGATGTTCTACTATAGCTTCGGTCAACGGGGAGCGTTTGGTGAGGTACTTATCGGGCCGGACTATCTCGGTTTGCAACAGTACGCCCAGTTTTTCATCCCCGATGGTGCGTCCATAGTGGACAGTATTTGGTATACCATCGCATGGGTGATCGACGCCATTATCCCAGTGACTCTCCATCTCGCGTCGGGAGAGCCGACGCCGTACGTTCAGTTAACGTTGAAGAGCATCGGCTTCGGAATTATCGCGACGGTGGCATCGTTTGTCATCGGCTATCCCGTTGCATACTATGTCGGTCGTCTGGCGCCCGAAGAGTATCAAGACCTGCTCTTAGTGTTAATTATCCTCCCGTTTTGGGCGTCGTTCTTGGTTCGAATCTATGCGATCCAAATATTGTTATCAGGAAATAGCGTTCTGATGAACGCGTTGGGGCTTCTTCCCTTCATCTCCCCGGGACAGTCGTTGATGAACTCACGATTTGCGGTCATGGTGGGATTAGTGTATATCTGGATCCCGTTCATGATCCTTCCCGTCTACGCGAGTTTGGAGGAAATCGATTTTACCCTTCGAGAAGCGGCGATGGATCTCGGTGCGAATCGATTTCAGGCGTTTCGACGGGTCGTCTTTCCGTTATCGATGCCGGGGGTAGTGGCGGGAAGCCTATTGGTTTTCATTCCGAGCACGGGAGCGTACGTCATCCCCGACCTACTCGGTGGGACGGATAGTCAGATGATCGGGAACTTCATCGCGGAGCAGTTCGGCGCAGCAGGAAACTGGCCGCTTGGAGCGGCCGGGTCGTTCACGCTAATGGGAATCATGCTGGTTGCGATTGCGATCTACCAGCGATACGGGAGCGCTGACCTGGTATGA
- a CDS encoding Lrp/AsnC family transcriptional regulator, with the protein MNLDDVDVKILKILQADGRTALSEIARRLDMGTATIHERVNSLEEDGYIRDYRAVLDADLLGLDHVAFIRVNTEAGHFSEVAERLAEETAIQEIHELTGDADLLLKVRVSDRSGLTDLLSRIGKYDAVRSTATDVALRNVKEEQRLDISNDG; encoded by the coding sequence ATGAATCTCGACGATGTCGACGTGAAAATTCTCAAAATCCTTCAAGCGGATGGACGAACAGCACTCTCTGAGATAGCCCGTCGACTCGATATGGGTACAGCGACGATTCACGAACGGGTGAACTCACTCGAAGAGGATGGGTATATTCGGGATTATCGAGCAGTGCTTGACGCCGATTTGCTTGGATTGGATCATGTCGCATTCATCCGCGTCAATACTGAAGCTGGACACTTCTCCGAGGTTGCCGAGCGCCTCGCCGAAGAGACCGCAATCCAGGAAATACACGAACTCACTGGTGATGCCGACTTACTCTTGAAAGTGCGAGTTAGCGATCGTTCCGGATTGACGGATCTGTTGAGCCGTATCGGGAAATACGACGCAGTGCGATCCACGGCGACTGACGTGGCACTCCGAAACGTGAAAGAAGAACAGCGGCTCGACATCTCGAACGATGGCTAA
- a CDS encoding dimethylarginine dimethylaminohydrolase family protein: protein MANWDLSPSVRTEVGSLESVLVHEPGPEFNTVVDPDEWEWNGLPRQEGAASEHEALIEELENRDVTIHRLDDAGDGLAESLFVRDVGFAIEGGLVVGKMVEETRHGEERRITERAVELGIPIYHSVHGAGGFEAGNMVWIDSETVAIGRSRTTNDEGIRQVQNVFETYDIDVVEVPIFGSTESTGQTHLALVFGMVASDLALVYPQAVPSEFLEILHDRGIEIIEVPMREQRNRVTSTIVVEPGEVLLPSGNPFVRDTLLDRAIDVVELDIREIRKTGGGLKGLILPLSRRTQP from the coding sequence ATGGCTAACTGGGACCTTTCGCCGTCCGTTCGAACCGAAGTCGGTTCCCTCGAGAGCGTGCTCGTTCATGAACCCGGGCCGGAATTTAACACTGTAGTTGACCCCGACGAGTGGGAATGGAATGGGTTACCTCGACAAGAGGGTGCAGCGAGTGAACACGAAGCCCTGATCGAGGAACTAGAAAATCGAGATGTGACTATCCACCGTCTCGATGATGCTGGTGATGGCCTCGCCGAGTCGCTGTTCGTCCGTGACGTGGGATTCGCCATCGAAGGCGGCCTCGTCGTCGGAAAGATGGTCGAAGAGACCCGGCACGGTGAAGAACGCCGTATAACCGAGCGCGCTGTCGAACTCGGCATACCGATCTATCACTCGGTTCACGGAGCGGGCGGATTCGAAGCCGGAAACATGGTGTGGATCGATTCTGAAACGGTCGCTATTGGTCGTTCTCGAACGACTAACGACGAGGGGATTCGACAAGTTCAGAATGTATTCGAAACGTACGATATCGACGTCGTGGAGGTCCCCATCTTCGGTAGCACCGAAAGTACCGGACAGACACATCTCGCGCTCGTGTTCGGTATGGTCGCTTCCGATCTCGCCCTCGTATACCCACAAGCTGTCCCCAGTGAATTCCTCGAGATTCTACACGACCGAGGTATTGAGATTATTGAAGTACCGATGCGTGAACAACGGAACCGGGTAACCAGTACTATTGTCGTTGAACCCGGTGAAGTACTCTTGCCGTCCGGAAATCCGTTCGTTCGTGATACACTTCTCGATCGTGCTATCGACGTCGTTGAACTAGATATACGGGAAATACGGAAGACAGGTGGAGGTCTAAAAGGGCTGATTCTCCCCCTTTCTCGCCGCACGCAACCGTAG